The genomic DNA GGAATTAAGCGAATTATGGACTATTTCAAAGAAGAAAACCTACCGACACCTATATTTGAAACTTCTGTCGACAGTTTTAAGGTTACTGTTTTTTGTAAGACAACCGGAGAAAATGTCGGAGAAAATGTCGGAGAAAATGTCGGAGAAAATGTCGGAGAAAATCAAGCAATAATATTAAGAGCAATAAAAAACAACCAGAGAATTACAACTGAAGAGTTGTCGGGGATTTTGCAAAAAACGACTCGAACTATTGAACGAAATTTGAAGGCGCTCAAATCTGCCGGCACAATAGAACGCATTGGCGCGGACAAAGGCGGTTACTGGAAAATCTTACAAGGAGAAGAAAAATAATATGCCTAAACTTTCGATAATAACAATAAATCTAAACAACAAAGACGGACTTGTAAATACCGCTAAAAGTGTTGTGACGCAAACTTGGACGGATTACGAATGGATAATAATTGATGGCGGCTCAACAGACGGAAGTGTTGACGTTATAAAAGAATACGCAGAGAAAACCGACAAGCTTGTTTATTGGTGTAGTGAGCCGGACGGCGGAATTTATCAAGGAATGAATAAAGGAATTGCCAAAGCAAACGGAGAATACTGTTGGTTTCTTAATTCTGGGGATTGTGCATATAAAAATACTACACTGGAAGAAATTTTCGCCAACGAGTTTGATGAAGATATTATTAAAGGTATATTGGTAATGGAAAAAAAAGGACAGGATTATAATGAAATATGGGATTCTGCTTTTCATATTTCTCGTTCTCAAAGAAAACTGCCGGTATCCGACAAAGAAACCAGAGGACCGATTTATTGGGTTTCTGAAACACTTCCGCATCAGGCAACGTTTACTAAAACAGCATTTATGAGAAAACTAGGCTGTTTCGACCTTGAAGGAGATGTAGGTTTTTTTATGTTTGCTATGGTAAAGAATAATGCAACTGTAAAATATTTACCATTGAAATTTGCCTTTTTTGAAGATTGCGGAGTATCTAATAGCGCAGGATTTGCTAAGAAGTCTAAAGAAAGGCGAATTAGATTATATAAAAAATATTTTTTATTACCTTATTGGTTTTACAAAATATTATCGTCCATAATAATTGGCAAACTTTCTTTTTGGCGAAAAACGTATGAACGAACTTTTACTCCTATTAAGGAAGGAAAATACGCAAGAAACGCATTTTGAGTTCTCTATTAAAGGTGGCATATAATATTTTACAGAGAAAATTGGAAAGGTAAAAAATGTTTTTGTCAATAATTATTCCTGTTTGGAACGGAGAGCTTTTTGTCGGTAACATTCTGTCTCAATTGACAGAACAAAACCTTAAAGACGTTGAAGTAATCGTTGTCAACGATGGTTCTACCGATAACACAGAAAGCGTAGTGCTTAAATATGCAAAAAGAAACTCTAACATCAAACTAATATCATTGGATAAGAACTCAGGCGTTTCTGTCGCAAGAAATGCCGGAATTGAAAATTCTAACGGAAAACACGTTTGGTTTCTTGACGCCGATGATGCGATACCTAATAATGTAATCAATATTTTACGAGATGCTATAAATGATAAAACGGCGGACGTTTTTTTGTTTAGTTTCAAAGATGATAGTTGTATAGAGTGGGTAAACGATAATCAATGTATGGCAGCGAAAGAATTTTTGATAAAAGTTATAGGGTGTCGTATTCGTTTTCATTTGTGTAGTGTCATTTTCAACAAGAATTTTTTAGTAAGAGAAAAATTACGATTTGTTGTTGGTAGAAAATTGGGACAAGATATAGAGTTTTGTATGAAAGCGTTTGCTTCTTCCGACGAGTCCTACTCATCTTCAAGTGTTATATATTTTTATATTTGCAGAGACGATTCGGCTACGCAGGGCGGAAAGCGATATATTGGCGAGCGCATTGAAATGGAAATGGAAAATTTGCTTGAACAGAAAAAATATATCTCAGAAAGACACCAGACCTTAGAAAAGTATATAAATTATTACGTATTACAAAAATATTTTGGTTTTATATTACAGTATATAAAGCAAAAACAAAAAGACAAAAACACAACAGATATATTGATAAAACATAAGTATTTGTTTGCAAAGCCGCTTGCTTTTTATTTTCCTAAAACGATCGTGTTTTGGGTGTTAAGATTTTTGCCTATGAAATTGGTTTTCAATGTTTTTGGAAAAAATTAGCGGAAAGGTTGACTGTATGCGCGGTATTACTAAGATTGTATTTATGGCAAATGATGACAGACCACAAGGAGGTATGACGGATAGGTTTCGAGCAATGACGGCGTTGTATAAAATATGCAAAGAATGCGGCTTCCAATTCAAAATAAATCATACTGTTCCATTTGACTTGTCTGATTATTTACACCCTAATTATGATTGGAAAATATCAGAAAATCAAATACAGGAAAACAAAGAAAAGAGCGTGTCACTTTCTTATTTTGAGGGATGGTGGGCTGTTGAATCTAAACAATACTCTGATACTATACAATATGCAGGAAGATTAACTTGCAAGGAGGTAATAACCATTCTTAAAGACCTTTCTGCAAGTTACGAATATATTTTATTCTATACAAATATGAGTTTTTTTCAGAAGGAATATGGGTGCTTGTTTAATGAATTGTTCCATCTTTCAACAGAATTGCAAGATGTTATAGATTTCCATCGCAACAAGATGAACAATGATTATTTTACAGCGGTATTTCGTTTTCAAAACTTGTTGGATGATTTTGATGAGTTTTCAGAGTTTCCAACACTACCTGCGGAATTACAGGAAGTTTTTATACAGCAGAACATTAATCATTTAATAAAAATTCACAAACGAAATAAAGATAGAAAAATTTTAGTATGTTCAGACAGTGTGAGATTTAGAAATGCTGCGGCTATGTATGATTTTGTTTATACTATAGGCGAAAAAAGACAACATACGTGTAATTCAAAAATAGAAAAACAAAGTGTTTTGCTTTCATTTGTCGATTATTTTTTAATTTCGTATTCAAGTAAAGTTTTTTTAATAGTTGATAAAGTTAAGAATAAAAACAAGAAATATCAAAGCTATAGAAGTCAATTCCCTTATTGGGCTTCACGACACAGAAATGTGGATTATGTCGTAATAGATTATCGAATTAAAGAAGCGTTGAAGCAAATTATGAAAAAAATAGTGCCGTTAATATTGCGGGAATACAGCATTAAATTTATGGGTTTGACCAAATTTTACAAAAAAACTGTTTTTTCATATTTTGCTTGTTAGCATATATTATTTTGTGAGAGTTTGTTAGATAATTAGGAGGAAGTCTAATGCAATTATTGCAGTTTTTTATGGCGAAATTAAAGTGTAGTTTTTTGTGGCGTAGTTTTAGATACTACGTTTTTACCCGTACAGATTTGTCCTTTTTAGGGTTTAACAAAACTAATTTGCGGCATTTTGAGCGTATGGGGACAAACGAGGATTCTGTCCTCTTTTTTTCGTCAAATGTTGAGCGGGTTGATGCTGTAATAAATACACTCGCCGATGAAAAAAGTAAAAAAATGTATCTTGGCATGATCAAATATCGCCAAACTCGCCGCAGAAATGATTTTCCTTTACAATCCCCCCCCAAAAACCAATATTTCATAAAAGAATTTGCCTTAACAAAAAATGAAGTTTTTATAGATGGCGGAGCTTTTATCGGAGACACGATAAGCAAGTTTTTGGCTTGTGGCAAAGGATACAGGCAAATTATAGCGTTTGAGCCAGGCACTGTTAACTTTAAAAAACTTACAAAAACTTACGGAAAACAACCTAGGATAAGTTTAATAAATGCTTGTATATGTGACTATGATGGAGAGGTGTCTTTTTGTGATGCAAGCGGAATGAACTCTCGAATAACAGACAGTAAACGCTCTTCTGAGAGGGATTGGGGTGGTAGTGGAGTTAACAATATAGTTAACTCCAAAACTATAGATGGTCTGGAGATGGAAATGGTTTCATTTATAAAAATGGACATAGAGGGTGCAGAGTTGAACGCATTAAAAGGTGCAGAGAAAACAATACTCAGAGATAAGCCCAAATTGGCAATTTGTATCTATCATAGCGACGAAGATATGATCAGTATTGCTGAATATATTCACAAATTAGTGCCTGAATACAAATTATACGTTAGGCATCACGGAGTAGGCTATCTTGAAACGGTATTGTATGCGACTGTGTAGTATAAGATCATTTGTAGAGAGTGTGTGTCAAGCATTGGCACGGAAAAAATAACAGCCGAATTTCTCTGTTTACTGTATAGGCACCACTATCGTTTTCAAAAGCCCTAAAATTCTGGAAACCATAAACAGGAAACTATATTTTGTTGGAGATTTCAGGTATATCACGATTATGGCAAAAGATGATT from Chitinivibrionia bacterium includes the following:
- a CDS encoding HTH domain-containing protein; this translates as GIKRIMDYFKEENLPTPIFETSVDSFKVTVFCKTTGENVGENVGENVGENVGENQAIILRAIKNNQRITTEELSGILQKTTRTIERNLKALKSAGTIERIGADKGGYWKILQGEEK
- a CDS encoding glycosyltransferase; the encoded protein is MPKLSIITINLNNKDGLVNTAKSVVTQTWTDYEWIIIDGGSTDGSVDVIKEYAEKTDKLVYWCSEPDGGIYQGMNKGIAKANGEYCWFLNSGDCAYKNTTLEEIFANEFDEDIIKGILVMEKKGQDYNEIWDSAFHISRSQRKLPVSDKETRGPIYWVSETLPHQATFTKTAFMRKLGCFDLEGDVGFFMFAMVKNNATVKYLPLKFAFFEDCGVSNSAGFAKKSKERRIRLYKKYFLLPYWFYKILSSIIIGKLSFWRKTYERTFTPIKEGKYARNAF
- a CDS encoding glycosyltransferase; translated protein: MSIIIPVWNGELFVGNILSQLTEQNLKDVEVIVVNDGSTDNTESVVLKYAKRNSNIKLISLDKNSGVSVARNAGIENSNGKHVWFLDADDAIPNNVINILRDAINDKTADVFLFSFKDDSCIEWVNDNQCMAAKEFLIKVIGCRIRFHLCSVIFNKNFLVREKLRFVVGRKLGQDIEFCMKAFASSDESYSSSSVIYFYICRDDSATQGGKRYIGERIEMEMENLLEQKKYISERHQTLEKYINYYVLQKYFGFILQYIKQKQKDKNTTDILIKHKYLFAKPLAFYFPKTIVFWVLRFLPMKLVFNVFGKN
- a CDS encoding FkbM family methyltransferase, translating into MQLLQFFMAKLKCSFLWRSFRYYVFTRTDLSFLGFNKTNLRHFERMGTNEDSVLFFSSNVERVDAVINTLADEKSKKMYLGMIKYRQTRRRNDFPLQSPPKNQYFIKEFALTKNEVFIDGGAFIGDTISKFLACGKGYRQIIAFEPGTVNFKKLTKTYGKQPRISLINACICDYDGEVSFCDASGMNSRITDSKRSSERDWGGSGVNNIVNSKTIDGLEMEMVSFIKMDIEGAELNALKGAEKTILRDKPKLAICIYHSDEDMISIAEYIHKLVPEYKLYVRHHGVGYLETVLYATV